Proteins from a genomic interval of Desulfurellaceae bacterium:
- the dnaX gene encoding DNA polymerase III subunit gamma/tau, whose product MSYLVLARKWRPQTFDQVVGQEHVTRTLQNAIQSGRIAHAFLFTGPRGVGKTTIARLLAKALNCEGGPTPQPCNSCSNCTEITAGSSIDVLEIDGASHTGVDHVRDITEGVQYRPAKSRFRVVIIDEVHMLSNAAFNALLKTLEEPPAHVKFIFATTEVQKILATIMSRCQRYDFKRIPLRDLLGQLSALAEHEGFACDEVGLSLIAREADGSLRDAESLLEQVVTWGDGQVNAQTVRQALGVADRQVLFQIVEAILANDPAAVLRIAGDLYEYGYDPRRLCRDLLEHFHHLVIIKVCADPAVLSDLPDHEVTAVQDQAAKRSLEDIQRLFSLLLRAEEEINQTAYPQLAVEMSLVKLASQPPVMPIDEALAQLRALGEQLTSPNLDRGRPALAPPAGAQEPRPAVAPKSDPADSLVSDPRPSAPPAPSLRPDTPPPTKTPHLQPVPDSPPSPGNEDPWERLLAAVQKDKLSLFFALKSGQLHDLDQTVLTIGVRKEPYFKELTRQENRTILEEAAGRVFGRPLRIAVTKGEPPQAATQTEPNGTAAPASPNGSPPVAASPADGPAGTRSGSPAATDEDPLVRTVLDVLGGEVQKTRIRGGSGRQGGQ is encoded by the coding sequence ATGAGTTATCTCGTCCTCGCCCGCAAGTGGCGGCCCCAGACCTTCGATCAGGTGGTTGGCCAGGAGCATGTGACCCGGACCCTGCAGAACGCGATTCAGAGCGGCCGGATCGCCCACGCGTTCTTGTTCACCGGCCCGCGTGGCGTCGGCAAGACGACCATCGCCCGGCTGCTGGCCAAGGCTCTGAACTGTGAGGGCGGACCGACGCCCCAGCCCTGCAACAGCTGTAGCAACTGCACCGAGATTACCGCCGGCAGCTCAATCGACGTGCTGGAGATTGACGGCGCCTCGCATACCGGGGTCGATCACGTCCGCGATATTACCGAAGGGGTGCAATACCGCCCGGCCAAGAGCCGCTTCCGGGTGGTCATTATCGACGAAGTCCACATGCTGTCGAACGCGGCCTTTAACGCCCTGCTGAAAACCCTGGAGGAGCCGCCGGCCCACGTCAAGTTCATCTTTGCCACCACCGAGGTCCAGAAAATTCTGGCCACGATCATGTCGCGCTGCCAGCGCTACGATTTCAAACGGATTCCGCTGCGCGATTTGCTCGGCCAGCTGAGCGCCCTGGCCGAGCACGAAGGCTTCGCGTGCGACGAGGTCGGCCTGTCCCTGATCGCGCGTGAGGCGGACGGCAGTCTGCGGGATGCCGAGTCGCTGCTTGAGCAGGTCGTGACCTGGGGTGACGGTCAGGTCAACGCCCAGACCGTCCGCCAGGCGCTCGGGGTGGCCGACCGCCAGGTCCTGTTTCAGATTGTCGAGGCCATCCTGGCCAACGACCCGGCTGCGGTGCTGCGCATCGCCGGCGATCTGTACGAATACGGCTACGATCCGCGTCGGCTGTGCCGCGATCTGCTGGAACACTTTCACCATCTGGTCATCATCAAGGTGTGCGCCGACCCGGCCGTGCTGAGCGACCTGCCCGACCATGAAGTCACCGCGGTCCAGGACCAGGCTGCCAAGCGCTCGCTCGAAGACATCCAGCGTCTGTTCAGTCTGCTGTTGCGGGCCGAGGAAGAGATCAACCAGACCGCCTATCCCCAGCTGGCGGTCGAAATGAGCCTGGTCAAGCTGGCCAGCCAGCCGCCGGTCATGCCGATTGACGAGGCCCTGGCCCAGCTTCGGGCGCTGGGCGAGCAACTCACCAGCCCAAACCTGGACCGAGGGCGTCCCGCCCTCGCCCCCCCGGCCGGTGCGCAGGAGCCAAGACCGGCTGTCGCGCCCAAGTCAGACCCGGCCGACTCTTTGGTGTCCGATCCACGCCCGTCCGCGCCACCCGCCCCCAGCCTGAGGCCCGACACGCCCCCCCCGACCAAAACGCCCCACTTACAGCCGGTTCCTGACTCTCCGCCCAGCCCCGGCAACGAAGACCCTTGGGAGCGCCTGTTGGCCGCAGTCCAAAAGGACAAGCTGTCGCTGTTTTTTGCCCTCAAATCGGGTCAGCTGCACGACCTCGATCAGACCGTGCTGACCATTGGGGTGCGCAAAGAGCCGTATTTCAAAGAACTCACCCGCCAAGAGAACCGCACGATTCTGGAAGAGGCCGCAGGCCGGGTCTTTGGTCGGCCGCTGAGGATTGCGGTCACCAAGGGCGAGCCGCCACAGGCCGCCACACAAACTGAGCCAAACGGTACGGCCGCTCCGGCGTCCCCAAACGGGTCGCCGCCGGTTGCGGCCAGCCCTGCCGACGGACCAGCCGGAACGCGTTCCGGCAGTCCAGCGGCGACGGACGAAGACCCGCTGGTCCGAACCGTGCTCGACGTGCTGGGCGGAGAAGTCCAGAAGACCCGTATCCGGGGCGGCAGCGGTCGCCAGGGCGGGCAATGA
- a CDS encoding YbaB/EbfC family nucleoid-associated protein translates to MADFNIGDIMKQAQQLQSRLSQVQEQAARKTVTATAGGSMVSAEVNGGLELVSLTIDPVLLDGDEVDREMIQDLVLAAVNQGINQAKKMMADEVGKLTGGLKIPGLTP, encoded by the coding sequence ATGGCAGATTTTAATATTGGCGACATCATGAAACAGGCCCAACAGCTCCAGAGCCGGCTCAGCCAAGTCCAGGAACAGGCCGCCCGCAAGACCGTCACCGCCACCGCCGGCGGCAGCATGGTCAGCGCCGAGGTCAACGGTGGGCTGGAGCTGGTCTCGCTGACCATCGATCCGGTGCTGCTGGACGGCGACGAGGTGGACAGAGAGATGATTCAAGACCTCGTCCTTGCGGCCGTCAATCAGGGCATCAACCAGGCCAAGAAGATGATGGCCGATGAGGTCGGCAAGCTGACCGGTGGACTCAAAATTCCCGGCCTGACCCCATGA
- the recR gene encoding recombination mediator RecR: MNLTPSLARLVEQLGRLPGIGEKTATRLAMFILNADREYAEALAEAVWAVKAETTLCQECFGLAEGERCAICLDPKRNDEAICVVEEPADLIALEKVHEYRGRYHVLHGVLSPLDGIGPEELKIAPLLDRLRRGAAQEVIVATNPTTEGEATALYLAKVIKPLGPRVSRIARGIPMGGDVEYTDVVTLGRALEGRREM; encoded by the coding sequence ATGAACCTCACCCCGTCTCTGGCACGTCTGGTCGAGCAGCTCGGCAGGCTGCCCGGCATTGGCGAAAAAACGGCCACCCGCCTGGCCATGTTCATTCTGAACGCCGACCGTGAGTATGCCGAGGCGCTGGCCGAGGCGGTCTGGGCGGTCAAGGCTGAAACGACTCTGTGTCAAGAGTGCTTTGGCCTGGCCGAAGGCGAGCGCTGCGCCATCTGTCTCGATCCCAAGCGCAACGACGAGGCCATCTGTGTGGTTGAAGAGCCGGCCGACCTGATAGCGCTGGAGAAGGTCCACGAGTATCGGGGCAGATATCACGTCCTGCACGGGGTCTTGTCGCCCCTCGACGGCATCGGTCCCGAAGAACTCAAGATCGCCCCGCTGCTGGACCGGCTGCGGCGCGGCGCAGCCCAGGAGGTCATCGTCGCCACCAATCCGACTACCGAGGGCGAAGCCACCGCGCTGTATCTGGCCAAAGTCATCAAGCCGCTCGGTCCGCGGGTCAGCCGTATCGCCCGTGGCATTCCCATGGGCGGCGACGTGGAATACACCGATGTCGTGACCCTGGGCCGGGCCCTCGAAGGGCGGCGGGAGATGTAG